In Populus alba chromosome 1, ASM523922v2, whole genome shotgun sequence, a single window of DNA contains:
- the LOC118032921 gene encoding uncharacterized protein, giving the protein MGGSLVAKRAAVSAPNQTLSLFRLSFCNLLKTFSTSSSSAAAENPKNETSKPKRRKKKNLFEVAQFLPNWGIGYHMAKSHWANVSYEITKINLYKDGRHGKAWGVAHKDGLPIADAPKKISGVHKRCWKYIPSLAKSIEGKASSPKSTETASKTEVQAA; this is encoded by the exons ATGGGTGGCAGTCTCGTCGCAAAGAGAGCAGCGGTGTCAGCCCCAAACCAAACACTAAGCTTATTCAGATTATCATTCTGCAACTTGCTAAAAACCTTCagtacttcttcttcttcagcagCTGCtgaaaaccctaaaaatgaGACTTCAAAACCGAAgcgaagaaagaagaagaacctCTTCGAGGTGGCTCAGTTTCTGCCTAATTGGGGAATCGGATACCACATGGCTAAATCTCATTGGGCCAATGTATCTTACGAGATCACCAAAATCAATCTCTACAAG GATGGTAGGCATGGAAAAGCATGGGGGGTAGCTCACAAAGATG GATTACCAATTGCTGATGCTCCCAAGAAGATAAGTGGAGTTCACAAGCGTTGTTGGAAGTACATTCCAAGCTTGGCAAAATCAATTGAAGGCAAGGCAAGCTCaccaaaatcaacagaaactgCTTCAAAGACTGAAGTCCAGGCAgcttaa
- the LOC118032920 gene encoding tubulin beta-2 chain: MREILHIQGGQCGNQIGAKFWEVVCAEHGIDSTGSYHGDSPLQLERINVYYNEASCGRFVPRAVLMDLEPGTMDSLRSGPYGQIFRPDNFVFGQSGAGNNWAKGHYTEGAELIDSVLDVVRKEAENCDCLQGFQVCHSLGGGTGSGMGTLLISKIREEYPDRMMLTFSVFPSPKVSDTVVEPYNATLSVHQLVENADECMVLDNEALYDICFRTLKLTTPSFGDLNHLISATMSGVTCCLRFPGQLNSDLRKLAVNLIPFPRLHFFMVGFAPLTSRGSQQYRALTVPELTQQMWDSKNMMCAADPRHGRYLTASAMFRGKMSTKEVDEQMLNVQNKNSSYFVEWIPNNVKSTVCDIPPTGLAMASTFIGNSTSIQEMFRRVSEQFTAMFRRKAFLHWYTGEGMDEMEFTEAESNMNDLVSEYQQYQDATADEEGEYEDEEEGEYQGDYQ, from the exons CGGCGACTCGCCTCTCCAACTTGAAAGAATCAATGTCTATTACAATGAAGCTAGTTGCGGTAGGTTTGTCCCTCGTGCTGTCCTCATGGATTTGGAGCCTGGAACCATGGACAGCCTCAGATCTGGCCCATATGGTCAGATCTTCAGACCTGACAACTTCGTTTTCGGCCAATCCGGTGCTGGAAACAACTGGGCTAAAGGTCATTACACCGAAGGCGCTGAACTCATCGATTCTGTACTCGATGTTGTTCGAAAAGAAGCCGAAAATTGTGACTGCTTGCAAG GTTTCCAAGTGTGTCATTCACTTGGAGGTGGAACTGGGTCTGGAATGGGAACGCTTTTGATATCGAAGATTAGAGAAGAATACCCAGATAGAATGATGTTGACATTCTCTGTGTTTCCTTCTCCAAAGGTGTCTGATACAGTTGTGGAGCCTTACAATGCTACTCTGTCTGTACACCAACTTGTTGAGAATGCTGATGAGTGTATGGTTCTCGATAATGAAGCCTTGTACGATATCTGTTTCAGGACTCTCAAACTCACCACTCCTAGTT TTGGTGACTTGAATCATCTGATATCTGCAACGATGTCTGGGGTTACATGCTGCTTAAGGTTCCCTGGTCAATTGAACTCTGATCTGAGAAAACTTGCCGTGAACTTGATACCATTCCCCCGTCTACACTTTTTCATGGTGGGTTTTGCTCCACTCACATCCCGTGGATCGCAGCAGTACAGAGCTTTGACCGTTCCTGAGCTCACTCAACAAATGTGGGATTCAAAGAACATGATGTGTGCAGCTGACCCTCGTCATGGCCGCTACCTAACAGCATCAGCCATGTTCCGTGGCAAGATGAGTACCAAGGAAGTAGATGAGCAGATGCTGAATGTGCAGAACAAGAACTCTTCCTACTTTGTTGAGTGGATTCCAAACAATGTGAAATCAACTGTGTGTGATATTCCGCCTACTGGTCTTGCAATGGCATCCACCTTTATTGGCAATTCGACATCAATTCAAGAGATGTTTAGGAGGGTGAGTGAGCAATTTACTGCCATGTTCAGGAGGAAGGCTTTCTTGCATTGGTACACAGGAGAGGGAATGGATGAGATGGAGTTCACTGAGGCTGAGAGTAACATGAATGATCTGGTTTCCGAGTATCAGCAATATCAAGATGCAACCGCTGATGAGGAAGGAGAATATGAGGACGAGGAAGAAGGAGAATACCAGGGAGATTATCAGTAG